The following proteins are co-located in the Haloarcula marismortui ATCC 43049 genome:
- a CDS encoding cytochrome-like protein gives MGRRVENEQLTIAAVGAIERETLELAVDAVDEHIPLTPRVDHRQFHTDGIPDSAQSTDDSDQYDAVELAKYVASETDGGRTLVVTNQDVSQGRRQSLFGIGIRYGRASLLSTFRLGENKFDDRVRKLAVSEVGYMLGLELCPNEQCPYRRADSVATLDAVDESPCEACQTKLAEAITSGDATTDSESAENRPTEKSVSQSDNGPQDSSTDELTHLLAGTARFWVSVLGYGVAFIVTLLVLIGLLEEVVGLAITDSDAATWVIVVITAAVAWVVYRNCRAVIKGLSRIVVESIR, from the coding sequence ATGGGCCGGAGGGTCGAAAACGAACAGCTTACAATCGCTGCCGTCGGCGCAATAGAGCGAGAGACGCTTGAACTCGCCGTAGATGCCGTCGATGAACACATCCCGCTGACGCCACGCGTTGATCATAGGCAGTTTCACACCGACGGAATCCCCGATAGCGCCCAGTCTACCGATGACAGTGATCAGTACGACGCGGTTGAGCTGGCGAAATACGTAGCCAGTGAGACGGATGGCGGCCGAACGCTTGTTGTGACGAATCAAGATGTCTCACAAGGCCGGCGGCAGTCGCTGTTCGGAATTGGAATCCGATACGGCCGGGCATCGTTACTCTCGACGTTCCGTCTGGGTGAGAACAAGTTCGACGACCGGGTTCGAAAACTGGCTGTCAGTGAGGTCGGGTACATGCTGGGGCTTGAGCTCTGTCCAAACGAGCAGTGCCCGTACAGGAGAGCAGACTCAGTTGCGACGCTGGATGCGGTCGACGAGTCTCCCTGTGAGGCCTGCCAGACGAAACTTGCCGAGGCCATCACATCTGGCGATGCGACAACGGACTCCGAGTCGGCAGAGAATAGACCCACGGAGAAATCGGTGAGCCAATCAGATAACGGACCACAAGATAGTTCGACGGATGAATTGACACACCTCCTCGCTGGCACTGCTCGCTTCTGGGTGTCAGTACTCGGCTACGGGGTCGCATTCATCGTGACGCTGCTTGTTCTGATTGGTCTGCTCGAAGAAGTCGTCGGACTCGCCATCACGGATTCAGATGCAGCTACCTGGGTCATTGTCGTCATCACTGCTGCTGTTGCATGGGTCGTCTACAGGAACTGTCGAGCGGTTATCAAGGGACTCAGCCGTATAGTTGTCGAGAGCATCCGGTAA
- a CDS encoding LemA family protein, giving the protein MTLYGYIVGGFCVLLTVWLIGSYFRRAHDNLVEARESCDAAWGNVEVLLQRRHDQVGNLIEIADEYMSMEQNVLAGMVEARESAIDASTPAEAAMAQVDIRESVREFYSIAEETPELRTDEKFDDVRDALETIEQRLENRREYYNDTVRRYNALLQQIPERYLAAHRGYKPRDSFEADEAAKGEFSVRDRLQN; this is encoded by the coding sequence ATGACGCTATATGGATACATTGTTGGGGGGTTCTGTGTCCTCCTCACTGTCTGGTTGATCGGTTCGTACTTTCGACGGGCACACGACAATCTTGTCGAGGCCCGCGAGAGTTGTGACGCTGCCTGGGGGAACGTCGAAGTGCTACTTCAGCGCCGTCACGACCAGGTCGGAAACCTCATCGAAATCGCTGACGAATATATGTCCATGGAGCAGAACGTTCTCGCTGGCATGGTTGAGGCTCGCGAGAGCGCGATTGATGCAAGCACTCCTGCGGAGGCAGCGATGGCCCAAGTTGACATCCGAGAATCCGTCCGCGAGTTCTACTCGATTGCCGAGGAGACGCCAGAACTGCGGACCGACGAGAAATTCGATGACGTTCGCGATGCTCTCGAAACCATCGAGCAGCGATTGGAAAACCGTCGGGAGTATTACAACGACACTGTGAGACGGTACAACGCGCTGTTACAACAGATCCCAGAGCGGTATCTCGCGGCCCATAGAGGATACAAGCCTCGTGACTCGTTTGAGGCTGACGAGGCTGCAAAAGGGGAATTCTCCGTACGTGACCGTCTTCAAAACTGA